The region CGTATACGACGCTCGTTCCGCACGACCACGGCGGGAATCTGGACACGACGGATATCACGGCAGGAAACACGGTCTACTTCCCCGTCTTCCAGGAGGGCGCACTGCTCGCGATGGGCGACTGCAAGGCCGCGATGGCCGACGGCGAAATGTGTGGTACGGGTGCCGAAATCGCCTGCGAAATCGACGTGACACTCGAGGTTATCGGCGGTAACGACGCCGCGGTCGACCTCAAGCGGCCGCTGGTCGAAACCGACGACGCCTGGAAGCCTATTGCGAGCGCGGAGACACTCGAGGAGGCCTGCAAACTCGCAAACCGTGATGCGATTGCGCTGCTGGCGGCTGCACACGACCTTGATGAGACCGAGGCGTACATGCTCTCGAGTCTCACTGGCGGCCTCGAGATCAGTCAAGTGGTCGACCCACTGGTGACGGTGCGGAACGCGATTCCAAAGGCGTCCCTGTCGGCGCCGTTCTAAGCGTTGGCATGGACGTCTCTGAGAGCGTGAGTTCCTGACTGTGGCTTAGGCCTGCCCGAGTGCTGGCTCGAGCAGTCGTTCGAAGACAGCGTCGGGACTCTCGCTCGTAATCGGCGTCGTAAGCACGACTTCACTTGCGTCCGTATCGTACTTGAGGACGTCATGCTCGTCCAGTCGCGGCAGGTGATTGTGCACGAGCGAGACCGTGAGCTGTCGGCGCGTCGATGGCTCGGGTGGTTGGTCACGTTCGGATCGCTCGTGTGTCGCAATCTTGCGTGCGACCTCCGCAACGGAAACGCGTTCGCCCCGCTCGAGCACACAAACGAGCGTCCGTCGGTGACGGTGAGAGACGATAGCTCGGGCCGCCAGTCGATCCAGTGTGGAGAGGTCCGGCTGTGTCACGGTCCGAGAATTGGTGTATAATGGCCCAACTGTTATCCCTAACTAGTAGGGTTTTACACGTCAATTACGTATTATGTTCGCGATGATCAGCAGGGATGGCTCCGGGAGACCAAGCTGAGTCTGTGGACCAGCCACTCACAAGTAGCGACCGCAGAGTGGGCGTGACTCGAGGTTACTGGCTCGAAGCGGCCGAAAAGACGAATTCTCGCAGCAGTTTGCCAGCCAGTGACGCTGCCTGTCCGTCGTCGCGGTCGTTGACTTCGACCACGTCGAACCCGCTCGCATGGGGAGCAACCGCGCGGACAATCTCGCGCATTTCGCGGGGCTCGAGACCGAACGGCTCCGTTGTCCCCGTTCCGGGTGCATAGCCTGGGTCGGCGGCGTCGATATCGACGCTTAGATAGGCAGATCGGCCCTCGAGATCGACGACATCGCTGACGGTAAACGACGGCTCTGCGACCGTCTCCGGTGAGACGATGGTCACGTCGTCGGCATCGGCACGCTCCCACTCGAGTTCGCTCCCTGTTCGGGCACCGAGGATGACGACCTCCTCGACAGAATCGACATCCTCGAGAATTCGGCGCGTGACCGCGGCATGAGAGAGTTCGTTGCCGTCGTAGGCGTCGTACAGGTCGAGATGTGCGTCGAGACAGACGAACACCTCCGGTTCGACGGCGCGGACGCCCGCAAGCGAGACGGTATGTTCGCCGCCCAGAACGAGCGGGATGGCGTCGTCCCAGACGGCATCTCGCAGCGTTCCCTTGAGCCACTCGAGATACGCTGAGACGTCGTTCCACGCGTGAACGTCGCCGTGGTCAACGACGCCGAGGTTGGAAAAGTGCTGGTCCGTCCGGTAGTCGTAATCGTCGAACGGCTCCGAAAAGGTTCGAATGCGACGGGGCCCGAATCGGGTCCCCGGCTGAAAGGTCGTCGAGACGTCCAGGGGCGCACCGACGACCACGAAGTTCGCGTCCACCGAATCTGCCGTCTGGCCGGCAGCGTCGCCTGCTCC is a window of Natronolimnobius sp. AArcel1 DNA encoding:
- a CDS encoding acetamidase/formamidase family protein; translation: MARSTVSHEAGAIYEFTPDLEALETVDSGAQLTIDTRDSLDGAVQSDSDVLESVPEEVNAATGPIAVSDAKPGDILRVEIEAVRLTEDHGRVVTIDGFGLLDGDEAIEAPRTRMTPVEGGGDDKQTIAFGDLEVPVEPVIGTIGVAPDAESYTTLVPHDHGGNLDTTDITAGNTVYFPVFQEGALLAMGDCKAAMADGEMCGTGAEIACEIDVTLEVIGGNDAAVDLKRPLVETDDAWKPIASAETLEEACKLANRDAIALLAAAHDLDETEAYMLSSLTGGLEISQVVDPLVTVRNAIPKASLSAPF
- the speB gene encoding agmatinase codes for the protein MFPGATDEHGAGDAAGQTADSVDANFVVVGAPLDVSTTFQPGTRFGPRRIRTFSEPFDDYDYRTDQHFSNLGVVDHGDVHAWNDVSAYLEWLKGTLRDAVWDDAIPLVLGGEHTVSLAGVRAVEPEVFVCLDAHLDLYDAYDGNELSHAAVTRRILEDVDSVEEVVILGARTGSELEWERADADDVTIVSPETVAEPSFTVSDVVDLEGRSAYLSVDIDAADPGYAPGTGTTEPFGLEPREMREIVRAVAPHASGFDVVEVNDRDDGQAASLAGKLLREFVFSAASSQ